ATCGACCAAAGCGCTAGAGTGGCAGGGACTCAGTGCTGCGAGCGTCATTCGACTCGTGGCGTCACCACTTTTGGCGTACCTCATTTGTCTGTTATTCCCGATTGATCCGCTTCTGCAAAAGGTATTGGTCGTTCTGGCAGCCATGCCTTCTGCCGCCACTACTGCGATCTATGCGATCCAATTCAACATGCGACCGCAATTCGTCTCCAGCAGCGTGTTGGTTACGACGGTGATTAGCATAGGTACATTAACGTTTTTGCTGAACATTTTGCACTAGTTCTGACGTAGACAAGGGAGGAAGAAAACATGAACAAGACAGAAGTATTGCGGCTTTTTGACAAAGAGATGAGAGTGGAAATCACCTATCCGCCACTCCGGCGGGAGGAGACAGAACACCTGGTTCGCCACGTCTCTCCCACCCCGGATGATTCAGGAGTCGTCTTGTATTCCAGGTTGTCTGAAGAAAATGCAGAGGAAGTTATCAAGCAGGAACTCGAATATTTCTCAAGTCTACAGCAATCCTTTGAGTGGAAGCTGTTTGATTATGACCAACCAGCTAATTTGCTTGAGAGGCTGAAAGATCATGGTTTTACAGTTGATGAGGAGGAAGCGACGCTTGTGTTGGAGGTGGCGCAGGCAGAGGAGTTACGAAGCCTTGTCATTCCGCCAGAGATACGGCAAATCACTGACTCGGCGGGCATTGATGATATCATGCACTTGAAGGAACAGGTATGGGGCAGTGCGAATGAGGAGCTTGCTGCGAGATTAAAACGGGATTTGGCCGAAAATCCTGAGCATCTGCTCGTGTATGCAGCGTACAGTGGCGATCGAGCAGTGAGTGCTGCTTGGATGTACTTGCATGAGGATACGTCCTTTGGCAGTCTGTGGGGAGGCTCTACTCTGCCTGATTTCCGAAATAAAGGCTATTATACGGCCCTCGTAGCAGTGCGGGTACAAGCAGCACAGGAACGCGGGTATCCGCTACTGATGGTGGATGCGAGTCCGATGAGTCGACCGATTTTGGAGAAAAAAGGCTTTGAATTTCTCGCCTATTCTTATCCTTGCTTTTTTGAGTATAAATAATAGCGTGGAAAAGGAAGCTGCCCATTGCTTTGAGGGGCAGCTTTTCTTTTGTAGTTGCAGATAGTCGCCTGTGTAATTATTATGAGAATAAGAATCATTTGCAAAAGCATCCTACATATGGTTAGGCAGGGAGAAGGTCATGGAGCAAGCATCTGTACATTCCATATACGATAGCTATATCAATGCATTGCCCTCTACAAAAAGTGATCGCATTGTGTCCGAAGCGAATCGGTACACACTGACGAATAAGGATGGCTACTTTCGGAGAGTGATTCCTCGACCGGGATTGGAGCTGGTCGAATCGAGCTATTCCCTTCAGGAAAACCGCGTCATGGATTTACAGTCGCAGGCAGCCATGGTTGAGCTTAGCTTTTGCTTGGAGGGGAGCGGGGAGTTCGTCGTCTCGGGAAGCCAGCACGAGTTTTTGCCTGGGAGCTGTTCCCTTCAATTGATGAACGACTTTCATGCGCATTTTATGTACCGGGCGGATGTTCCTCATCGATCTGTCGGGATCGGTATTTCCGTGGAGCAATTTAATGAGTGGGTGGCGGAGAGCGATGTGGGAGCAGCATATTCATTTCAAGGGCTGCTTGGCAATCAAGCCTATCGTCTGTTTCGGATGCCGTTACAACCGAATATGGCTCGGATGCTCCAGCAGTTGAACGATTTTTCATCCTCTCATCTGAAGCTGCGAAGATTGCATACGGAAGGCAAGATTCTTGAGATTGTGTCGTCGGCGCTGGATACGTTTTTGTTCGAGCGGGAAGAGAATCGACCGAGGAGACAGTTATCTCGGAGTGATCGGGAAAAGATTCACAGCGCCCGTGACATTCTACTCGAAAATATGGAGTCCCCGCCTTCTCTGATCGAACTGGCGCGTTTGGCGCAGCTCAATGAATACAAGCTGAAGATTGGCTTTAAAGAAGAGTTCGGGACAAGTGTATTTGCCTATTTGCGGGAAAGGCGTTTGGAAAAAGCGCTTGGATTGCTGCGGGAGGGCCATCTGAATGTCAGTGAGGTTGCACTCATCGTCGGATTCTCCAACTTCAGTCATTTCTCCGAGGCGTTTCGCAAGCAGTATGGACTCAATCCTTCCGAAGTGAAGCGGGGGAGGTTTTGCTAGTTTTACAAGCCATCAGACCGTGTTATACGTCTTTCTCAGGTAGTTGGGAACTGACCCTACCAATCAAAACAGCGGTAGCCATGACCAGAAAATAAAGTCCTAGACTCCCGCTGTTTTATTGAACTATCGAACCCGTTAGCGTAACGGCCTGGTTGAACTTAATAACTGATTCTGTTGGTCTAAACTTCTTAAGGCATCATCTACTACTTCATTTGAGAAATTTCTTACTATTATTTCATTCTCCATCAAAAATACATTACCAAGCATGTTTCGCTCGATGTAGTCCCACAGTCCATTTTTCGTACAAATGGAACACCATCTCTTTTCGCCATTGCTAAATGTTACTGTAACCTCAATATGTTCTAATGATTCTTCACTGGGGTCATTTATTTCGTCATCAAATTTCCATGAAAGCATTGTGGTTACATTACTTCCGGCAGGTAAGAAATGACTTTTTCTAAACCACCTTGCTCGGTGATTATCGCCTACGATTTTTATCTGTTGTTTTTCATCATCTTCAACTAATACTTCATAATTCTTGCCTCGTGTCAAAGCATTTACATATGTCCCTACAAAATCACAAATTACAATTTTGTTTTTTACATTTTGATTGTTCATTTCCCACCCTCCTATATTGCATTTGAAATAAGCATATCAAAAACCAACAAATTACACGAAACTGCCCTTTCGTTGATAAAACGACAGCTATTTACGAAGGCTGCCGTTTTTCATGTGTATGAAGCTCTTGAACTCCGTTCGCGTAATGAGTCTCATCTAAATTCAAGCGTTAAACCCACTCCAACCTCCAATACATTCGCCACATCTGATAATGCAATTTTCGATTTCAAATCTGTACAATGACAAGCATGTAAATATTTCGGTTTGACAGTCTGAAAATATTCGACGGTTTTATTCATCTGATATTCTCCAGGGTTTAGCAGATGAAATCCTCCGATTATATCGAGAATCCTATCGTCTCCACAAACTTTTTTGGCATACTCAATGGTATTGCAGATTCCTGAGTGTGAACATGCAACAATGATGACAAGTCCGTTTTCAGCTTTATAAACCAGTGCAGAATCGTCCAACAGGTAGTCCTCTGAGATTTCGCCCTCTCTTGCAATTTGTCCAATAGCGTTATCCGCTTCAAAAGGCATAGTCCTTTCCATTTCACCTAGGAAGACCAACTTCTCCGTCAGCCACACCGGCTTTTTGGTGTATTCCAATTTAAAATGCCTAGTGATTTTCTCAGCAGTTAGCAAACTCCCTATTTCTTCACCATTCAAGAGTTTGCTGTAGAATACATCGGGATGAGCAATAATGGTTGGAAGTCTGAATTCTAATTGTTCAAGCTTCGCTTCAGAAAACATTCGAATGAGCGGATCTAATCCCCAGGTATGATCGTTATGTCCATGTGACAGCGCAACGTAATCAAGTTTTCTCAAATCAATTCTCATCTTTTCTGAATTGCGAATGAACGCATCTGAGTATCCTACGTCGAACAGTATCCTCTTATCTTCCTCTTCGATTAAATAAGAAACAGCTGGCTCACCAATAAAGTAGCGGTCGATGTAAGTGTTATTATCCACCAGCACAGTTAATTTCATTGAGATAACCTCCTCTTCATGTCGTAAGACCTACTGTCCCTCCACAAAACCAAACAATTATAGTATACAGAAATTTCTGCCGTCAAATGAAAGCACAATCAGCACAACCTAGCGATTCATCGATCACGTATAGTAGAATGA
The window above is part of the Brevibacillus antibioticus genome. Proteins encoded here:
- a CDS encoding helix-turn-helix transcriptional regulator, yielding MEQASVHSIYDSYINALPSTKSDRIVSEANRYTLTNKDGYFRRVIPRPGLELVESSYSLQENRVMDLQSQAAMVELSFCLEGSGEFVVSGSQHEFLPGSCSLQLMNDFHAHFMYRADVPHRSVGIGISVEQFNEWVAESDVGAAYSFQGLLGNQAYRLFRMPLQPNMARMLQQLNDFSSSHLKLRRLHTEGKILEIVSSALDTFLFEREENRPRRQLSRSDREKIHSARDILLENMESPPSLIELARLAQLNEYKLKIGFKEEFGTSVFAYLRERRLEKALGLLREGHLNVSEVALIVGFSNFSHFSEAFRKQYGLNPSEVKRGRFC
- a CDS encoding MBL fold metallo-hydrolase, translated to MKLTVLVDNNTYIDRYFIGEPAVSYLIEEEDKRILFDVGYSDAFIRNSEKMRIDLRKLDYVALSHGHNDHTWGLDPLIRMFSEAKLEQLEFRLPTIIAHPDVFYSKLLNGEEIGSLLTAEKITRHFKLEYTKKPVWLTEKLVFLGEMERTMPFEADNAIGQIAREGEISEDYLLDDSALVYKAENGLVIIVACSHSGICNTIEYAKKVCGDDRILDIIGGFHLLNPGEYQMNKTVEYFQTVKPKYLHACHCTDLKSKIALSDVANVLEVGVGLTLEFR
- a CDS encoding GNAT family N-acetyltransferase; amino-acid sequence: MNKTEVLRLFDKEMRVEITYPPLRREETEHLVRHVSPTPDDSGVVLYSRLSEENAEEVIKQELEYFSSLQQSFEWKLFDYDQPANLLERLKDHGFTVDEEEATLVLEVAQAEELRSLVIPPEIRQITDSAGIDDIMHLKEQVWGSANEELAARLKRDLAENPEHLLVYAAYSGDRAVSAAWMYLHEDTSFGSLWGGSTLPDFRNKGYYTALVAVRVQAAQERGYPLLMVDASPMSRPILEKKGFEFLAYSYPCFFEYK